The DNA segment AAGCCCGCAAGCTTGAGCCAGAATCTGGCGCATCTTGGATACACCACTGGATTAGAGCGGCGACATCAATGAAATCGATCTTCCTGGCCTTGGCACTGATTGCGACCGGCGTACACGCCGCCGAAGACACCGACAACAACCCGTGCGACGCGGTGGAAAACGACGTCCAGACCCTGGAATGCTCGATCTACAGCCGCACCACCGCCGAAGACCTGCTCAAGGACAACTACGCCAGCCTCAACGAACGCATGCAGGCCACCTACGGCAAAAACGCCGCGCAACTGGCCGACATCACCGCAAAACTCAAAACCGCCCAGCAACAATGGCTGAAAACCCGCGATGCCGATTGCGCGGTAGAAGCGTTCCCCGCCACCGAAGGCAGCAAGGCGTTCAAGATTGCGCAGAATGACTGTGTGGCGCGGATGAGTGACGAACGGTCGGAGTTTTTGGAGTCGATTGGGCAGGAGTGATCCTGGAAGTTCGGCAACATGCCGACAAACGTTGTTGATTGGCCGACTGGGAAATATAAGTAAAGATTCGAAAATCTTATAAAAGACTTATATTTCCAACGCCATGAATCGACCTGCCGACATCCAGATCATCAAAGATGCCGAGGGCAACCCGGCCTTCGTAGTCATACCCTACGCTCAATACGTCGCGCAGAAAATCCAGCCCGATCTGATCCCGCATGAGGTGGTGAGTCGCATGGTCGACGGG comes from the Pseudomonas sp. RSB 5.4 genome and includes:
- a CDS encoding lysozyme inhibitor LprI family protein is translated as MKSIFLALALIATGVHAAEDTDNNPCDAVENDVQTLECSIYSRTTAEDLLKDNYASLNERMQATYGKNAAQLADITAKLKTAQQQWLKTRDADCAVEAFPATEGSKAFKIAQNDCVARMSDERSEFLESIGQE